The genomic region TTCGGCGATCCCGTCTTTGAGGACTACGAAAACGGAATCGAGTTTTCGGATGCGTTCGAAGGAATCGAAGAAATTTTAGATCGAACGGATCGAGACGAATACTGGATCGTAAAGAATCTTTATAATTCTTTCTTAGCGTTTCTATTGCAGGAAACATTTTCCCGGATTTTTGAACGCGATTCCTTTTGGTTTCTATTCGGTGTGGAACACGATCAAAAACCGTTTTTATTGTTTAAGTCGAATTGACGGAGAATTTTTGATGCAGATGAATCGATACGAGCTCGGCGAAGTCATCGCCGAAAGACAACTTCGAATTCAATTCGGAAAAGAAAAATACGAGATCACGATCCAAATCGGAAAACCGAAACCGCATCCGGAGCCCGATTTGAATTGGTACTGTCCCTTTCAAGTTCTTGGAGTTCCCTCGGAACAGATTGCTTCGAAAATTTTTACGGCCATAGGTTTCGATGCGTTAGACGCCATTCATCAAGCCTTTGTATGCGTCGGATTGTTTTTAAGTTCGTATCTTCAAAGGAAACATCCGGAACTCAAACGTTTGAGTCCCGGAGATCTGGACTTTCCTCAAGTAACAACGTCCAGACGAATTCGATGGGAAGAATTCCTTAAAAGGTTTCGAAAGAAAAAATTCACCGTAGAATGGAAAGTATCGTCCGTAGAATCCGAATCTTGGATCGGAAATTCGCCGTTTTAAAATCGAATTCTCATCGTTCAAACATCGCATTTCGTTTAACAATCCGAGCCGAACGATCTTTCGGAAACGGAGAACGCATCGAATTTAAAACGACTTCAAAATCTCATTGAAACTAAGACGCAACTTTCAACTGACTCAAAAATAATTGAATCATTTTCCGAAAATATTCCGCTTAAAAAAGGTCGAAAACGGCTCAAATCCAGGTTGGCAGAGGAGATTTTACCGGCGATTCTGGCATCAATGGCTGAACTCCTGGAAAAAAAACCTGCGACTCGTAAAAGAAGAGGCAAAAGCGGACTTAACGTATCGGCTGACGACATTTTTATTTTTCCGATTCCCGATTATACGTATAAGTTTTTGGAGAAGGTATGGTCTTCGTTCGTAAACAAGATCGTCGCCTTAACTTTTACCAACAACCAACCCATGTTCAACTATGCGGTTTTCGAAGCGATCCAAGATAAGAATCTCAAAATCGTAACCTCCTCCACTCATTTTAAAATGAAAGAGGTCGCGACTCGGATCGGACTGAAAGACATTCAAGAATTTATCAACCGCACTCTTCCCGTTTCCATTCAGGATGCGGACAATCTCTCCGCAAACTTTATTCGCGAAGCGATCATCGCCGTGGAAACCAAAAAACGTCCCGAGGTTGTTTTCAGCAGTCTCAAGGACGAAAAGATTCACCCGAACCTAAGACATCTTCTTTCGGGAACGATGAACTACGCCGCAGGAATTCCTCTTTTCGTAAAAGGAAATCCGATCGGAATGATCTGGGGAATCCGAAGAGACAGAATGACCGATGAACAAAGGGACGAGGTCCGGGAACAGTTGAGTTCTCTTTACGACGTCGTGGACTTCGTAGTCGCGCGCGAGATGGACAACAAAGCCGATCCATATATCGCAAAGAAGAATATAGAAAAAGCGGATCTTCATTCTTACGCAAAACATCTTTATTATACGAGAACGGGCGGCCAACAACATCCGGTGACCTCGATCATCTTCGATTGTCATACGTACAATTGTTCTTATCGACTCGATGCGAGTTATATCATTCCGTCTAGCAACGGTTTTTCGGTGAGTTTAAAACGATTCGAACCGGAAAAGACGAACGATACGGGAAAGATTCTTCTTTTGATCCCCGGGTTTTTCTGTCGCCGTTCGGTGATGGACAAGGTCGCTCGGGAGATGGCTCTCAAATACGGTTATAGAGTATTCTCCATGGATATGAGGGGTCGTTCGAGACAAACGCTTCCTTATAACGGAATCAAGGAAGGCTGGACGATCGACGATTTCATCCAAGAGGACTTCCCTGCGGTTTTGAACTGGATTCGGGAAAGTTTTCCCAAAGAAAAAATCGTAGTGATGGGTCACAGTATGGGCGGAATGATTCCTCGTTATTACGCCGCCGCGTACGAA from Leptospira kmetyi serovar Malaysia str. Bejo-Iso9 harbors:
- a CDS encoding DUF6968 family protein, which gives rise to MNRYELGEVIAERQLRIQFGKEKYEITIQIGKPKPHPEPDLNWYCPFQVLGVPSEQIASKIFTAIGFDALDAIHQAFVCVGLFLSSYLQRKHPELKRLSPGDLDFPQVTTSRRIRWEEFLKRFRKKKFTVEWKVSSVESESWIGNSPF
- a CDS encoding alpha/beta hydrolase; protein product: MAELLEKKPATRKRRGKSGLNVSADDIFIFPIPDYTYKFLEKVWSSFVNKIVALTFTNNQPMFNYAVFEAIQDKNLKIVTSSTHFKMKEVATRIGLKDIQEFINRTLPVSIQDADNLSANFIREAIIAVETKKRPEVVFSSLKDEKIHPNLRHLLSGTMNYAAGIPLFVKGNPIGMIWGIRRDRMTDEQRDEVREQLSSLYDVVDFVVAREMDNKADPYIAKKNIEKADLHSYAKHLYYTRTGGQQHPVTSIIFDCHTYNCSYRLDASYIIPSSNGFSVSLKRFEPEKTNDTGKILLLIPGFFCRRSVMDKVAREMALKYGYRVFSMDMRGRSRQTLPYNGIKEGWTIDDFIQEDFPAVLNWIRESFPKEKIVVMGHSMGGMIPRYYAAAYETFIAKYPQSKVPLPDPKEAISGIISVTSPNFVSVGTNIPGMNAIKTGLSLLPAKSISDFIFDLTTFSLQSTLPTVDLNKFFKFLLGLHSSLRTVSFELSTKVVNLRDFVGYRQISPPEWYFLIEDIFCEESTKVILQFIRSQLSKDHAFFSFDGSINYTELQRNFQLPIYSVLGTLDKIVPVDSVEEELRALPSPNNQIVKFDQGHLGILFHMPTVREMCAGFHDWIQKLD